One window from the genome of [Clostridium] celerecrescens 18A encodes:
- the aspS gene encoding aspartate--tRNA ligase, with protein sequence MAESMLGLKRTHRCTEVTTANVGSEVTVMGWVQKSRNKGGIIFVDLRDRSGILQIIFEESDCGAESFAKAEKLRSEFVIAVTGEVETRAGGVNENLATGAIEVRAKGLRILSESETPPFPIEENSKTKEELRLKYRFLDLRRPDIQKNIRVRSQVATLTRAFLAEEGFLEIETPTLIKSTPEGARDYLVPSRVHPGSFYALPQSPQLFKQLLMCSGYDRYFQLARCYRDEDLRADRQPEFTQIDMELSFVDVEDVLEVNERLLKKLFKEITGFDIHLPITRMTWKEAMDRFGSDKPDMRFGMELKNVSDVVKDTEFAVFKGALENGGSVRGINAEGQGAMPRKKIDALVEYAKGFGAKGLAYLAVNEDGTYKCSFAKFMTEEELHTLADAMGAKPGDLLLFAADRDKVVFDVLGNLRLELARQLDLLKKDDFKFLWVTEFPLLEYSEEQGRFTAMHHPFTMPMDEDWALIDSNPGAVRAKAYDIVLNGTELGGGSVRIHQSDIQSKMFEVLGFTKEQAEDQFGFLLEAFKYGVPPHAGLAYGLDRVVMLMVGADSIRDVIAFPKVKDASCLMTEAPSSVDPKQLVELGIEISEENE encoded by the coding sequence ATGGCAGAGTCAATGTTAGGCTTAAAAAGAACACATAGATGCACAGAGGTTACAACAGCCAATGTGGGCAGCGAAGTAACGGTTATGGGCTGGGTCCAGAAAAGCAGAAATAAGGGAGGAATCATTTTTGTTGATTTAAGAGACCGTTCCGGAATTCTGCAGATCATTTTTGAAGAAAGCGATTGTGGAGCTGAAAGCTTTGCAAAGGCAGAAAAATTAAGAAGTGAATTTGTTATCGCAGTAACCGGCGAAGTGGAAACAAGGGCAGGAGGAGTGAATGAGAACCTGGCCACAGGAGCCATTGAAGTGCGGGCAAAGGGCTTAAGGATCTTATCCGAATCTGAGACACCTCCCTTCCCCATCGAAGAGAACAGCAAGACAAAGGAAGAACTGAGATTGAAATACCGTTTCCTTGACCTTAGAAGACCGGATATCCAGAAGAACATCAGGGTGAGAAGCCAGGTTGCCACCTTAACAAGGGCATTTTTGGCGGAAGAGGGCTTTTTAGAGATTGAAACGCCGACACTGATTAAGAGCACTCCGGAAGGTGCCCGGGACTATCTGGTTCCAAGCCGTGTCCACCCAGGCTCTTTCTATGCACTTCCCCAGTCTCCCCAGCTTTTTAAGCAGCTGCTGATGTGTTCCGGTTATGACCGTTATTTCCAGCTGGCAAGATGCTATCGTGATGAGGACCTGCGTGCAGACAGACAGCCGGAATTTACCCAGATCGATATGGAGCTGTCCTTTGTGGATGTGGAGGACGTGCTGGAAGTCAATGAAAGGCTGTTAAAGAAATTATTTAAGGAAATCACTGGATTTGATATCCACCTTCCAATTACCAGAATGACCTGGAAAGAAGCTATGGACCGCTTTGGTTCTGACAAGCCGGATATGCGTTTTGGAATGGAACTTAAAAATGTTTCCGATGTAGTCAAGGATACGGAATTTGCAGTGTTTAAGGGTGCGCTTGAAAACGGCGGTTCTGTCCGAGGGATCAATGCCGAAGGACAGGGAGCCATGCCTCGTAAAAAAATCGATGCCCTGGTGGAATATGCAAAAGGCTTTGGCGCCAAGGGACTGGCTTATCTGGCTGTAAATGAAGACGGAACCTATAAATGCTCCTTTGCAAAATTCATGACAGAAGAAGAGCTTCATACTCTTGCAGATGCAATGGGAGCAAAGCCTGGAGATCTGCTTTTATTTGCGGCAGACCGGGATAAAGTGGTATTTGACGTATTAGGCAACTTGAGACTGGAGCTTGCAAGGCAGCTTGATCTTCTGAAAAAGGATGACTTTAAATTCTTATGGGTAACGGAATTCCCGCTGCTTGAGTATTCCGAAGAACAGGGCCGTTTTACTGCTATGCACCACCCATTTACCATGCCTATGGATGAAGACTGGGCACTTATTGACAGCAATCCTGGCGCTGTCCGTGCAAAAGCATATGACATCGTGTTAAATGGTACGGAGCTTGGAGGAGGTTCTGTCCGAATCCACCAGAGCGATATCCAGTCCAAGATGTTTGAAGTGCTGGGCTTTACAAAGGAACAGGCGGAGGATCAGTTCGGATTCCTTTTGGAGGCGTTTAAATATGGTGTTCCACCTCACGCAGGACTTGCTTACGGTCTGGACCGGGTTGTTATGCTGATGGTAGGTGCAGACAGCATCCGGGATGTAATCGCATTCCCTAAAGTTAAAGATGCCTCCTGCCTGATGACTGAGGCACCTTCATCGGTAGATCCGAAGCAGCTTGTGGAGCTGGGAATAGAAATCAGTGAAGAAAATGAATAA
- a CDS encoding collagen-like domain-containing protein has protein sequence MGHAGPTGPTGPTGPTGPRGASGPMGPRGVVGPVGPTGPRGATGSTGPQGGTGPTGEQGVTGPTGPQGDTGPTGPTGPQGIIGPTGQQGANGPIGPQGATGPTGPTGLQGVTGPTGPQGVTGPTGPQGLIGPTGLQGDTGPTGPQGITGQMGPQGATGPTGPQGDTGPTGPQGITGPIGSQGVTGPTGPQGVTGPSGPQGVTGPTGPQGDIGPIGPQGVAGPTGPQGDTGPAGPQGITGPTGPQGAIGPTGSQGVTGPTGPQGVTGSTGPQGDTGPIGAQGATGPIGPQGDTGPTGPQGDIGLTGPQGDTGPTGPQGVTGPQGDTGPTGPQGAIGPIGTQGDTGPTGPQGVTGPTGPQGVIGPTGPQGDTGPTGLQGVIGPTGLQGDTGPTGPQGVAGPTGPQGDTGPTGPQGDTGPTGPQGDTGPTGPQGVIGPTGPTGPQGVIGPTGPQGATGPTGPQGVTGPTGPQGVIGPTGPQGDTGPTGPQGVTGPTGPQGVIGPTGPQGVIGPTGLQGVTGPTGPQGDTGPTGPQGDTGPTGPTGLQGDTGPMGPQGDTGPIGPQGVIGPNGPQGDTGPTGPQGGVGPTGPQGDIGPTGPQGDNGPTGPQGDTGPTGPQGDIGPTGPQGVIGPTGPQGLTGPTGPQGDTGPTGPQGVIGPTGPQGATGPTGPQGVTGPTGPQGVIGPTGPQGDTGPTGPQGDTGPTGPQGDTGPTGPQGVTGPTGLQGDTGPTGPQGVTGPTGPQGATGPTGPEGVTGPTGPQGAMGPTGPQGVTGPTGPTGPTGPNFATNGFSAFVASLSVSTDTQITNWTTTAPYYGNANFNATTGNFTVPTTGRYSIKATINYSTTAAITGSIGNTINPSFAVSRTSPTTTTIVSGLFPVLNINVTLLTLRAVLGNGTVTLACDAALNSGDVIGLFYVSSGLSLTLNLGGANTGGIVWSVHQTA, from the coding sequence ATGGGGCATGCAGGTCCAACAGGTCCAACGGGTCCAACGGGTCCGACAGGCCCGCGGGGAGCAAGTGGTCCAATGGGGCCGAGAGGAGTTGTGGGGCCAGTGGGTCCAACGGGTCCACGTGGAGCAACAGGTTCGACTGGTCCACAGGGAGGAACAGGCCCAACAGGTGAGCAAGGAGTCACAGGCCCAACTGGACCGCAGGGAGACACAGGCCCAACGGGTCCAACAGGCCCGCAAGGGATCATCGGCCCAACAGGTCAGCAAGGAGCCAACGGTCCAATCGGCCCGCAAGGAGCTACGGGCCCTACGGGTCCGACTGGCCTACAAGGAGTCACTGGTCCAACAGGTCCACAAGGAGTAACCGGTCCAACTGGCCCACAGGGATTGATCGGCCCAACGGGTCTGCAGGGGGACACCGGACCAACGGGTCCGCAAGGTATCACCGGCCAAATGGGTCCACAAGGAGCTACTGGTCCAACGGGTCCGCAAGGAGACACCGGTCCAACCGGTCCGCAAGGTATCACCGGCCCAATAGGTTCGCAGGGAGTCACCGGTCCAACGGGTCCGCAAGGAGTCACCGGTCCATCAGGTCCGCAAGGAGTTACAGGCCCAACAGGTCCACAGGGGGATATCGGCCCAATAGGTCCGCAAGGGGTCGCCGGTCCGACTGGCCCACAAGGGGACACTGGACCAGCCGGTCCGCAAGGGATAACCGGCCCAACGGGTCCACAGGGAGCTATAGGTCCAACAGGTTCACAGGGTGTAACAGGTCCAACTGGCCCGCAGGGAGTCACTGGCTCAACGGGTCCGCAAGGAGACACTGGTCCAATAGGTGCACAGGGAGCCACAGGCCCAATCGGGCCGCAGGGAGACACTGGCCCAACGGGTCCGCAGGGAGATATCGGCCTAACAGGTCCACAGGGAGATACCGGTCCAACAGGTCCGCAGGGAGTAACTGGCCCGCAGGGAGATACCGGCCCAACGGGTCCACAGGGGGCAATCGGCCCAATTGGCACACAGGGAGACACCGGTCCAACCGGCCCACAAGGAGTAACCGGACCAACTGGCCCGCAAGGGGTAATCGGCCCAACGGGTCCACAGGGAGACACCGGTCCAACAGGTCTGCAAGGAGTCATCGGTCCAACTGGCCTGCAGGGAGACACGGGTCCAACGGGTCCGCAAGGAGTCGCCGGTCCAACCGGTCCGCAGGGGGATACCGGTCCAACCGGTCCGCAGGGGGATACCGGCCCAACCGGTCCGCAGGGGGATACCGGTCCAACTGGTCCGCAGGGAGTCATAGGTCCAACCGGTCCAACAGGTCCGCAAGGAGTCATCGGCCCAACTGGTCCGCAAGGAGCTACAGGTCCAACAGGTCCGCAGGGTGTAACGGGTCCAACAGGCCCACAAGGAGTTATCGGCCCAACGGGTCCACAGGGAGACACTGGACCAACAGGTCCGCAAGGAGTCACCGGTCCAACAGGCCCACAAGGAGTCATCGGCCCAACGGGTCCACAGGGAGTCATCGGCCCAACTGGCTTGCAAGGAGTCACTGGTCCAACTGGTCCGCAGGGGGATACTGGTCCAACCGGTCCGCAAGGAGATACAGGCCCAACTGGTCCAACTGGCCTGCAGGGAGATACCGGTCCAATGGGTCCACAGGGAGATACCGGTCCAATCGGTCCACAGGGAGTGATCGGTCCAAACGGCCCGCAGGGAGACACCGGCCCAACGGGTCCACAGGGAGGCGTTGGCCCAACTGGTCCACAGGGGGACATCGGCCCAACCGGTCCACAGGGGGATAACGGACCAACCGGTCCACAGGGGGACACCGGACCAACTGGTCCACAGGGGGATATCGGTCCCACCGGTCCGCAAGGAGTCATAGGTCCCACCGGTCCGCAAGGATTAACTGGCCCAACCGGCCCACAGGGAGACACGGGTCCCACCGGTCCGCAAGGAGTGATCGGTCCAACCGGCCCACAAGGAGCTACCGGTCCAACCGGTCCGCAGGGTGTAACGGGTCCAACCGGCCCACAAGGTGTTATCGGCCCAACCGGTCCACAGGGAGACACAGGCCCAACCGGTCCACAGGGAGACACAGGCCCAACCGGTCCACAGGGAGACACCGGTCCAACCGGCCCGCAAGGAGTCACCGGTCCAACAGGTCTACAGGGGGATACAGGCCCAACCGGTCCACAAGGAGTCACCGGTCCAACCGGCCCACAGGGAGCTACGGGTCCAACCGGCCCAGAAGGAGTCACCGGCCCAACCGGCCCACAAGGAGCTATGGGTCCAACAGGTCCACAGGGAGTAACCGGCCCAACTGGTCCAACCGGTCCAACCGGCCCCAATTTTGCTACAAATGGCTTTTCTGCGTTCGTGGCCTCCTTGTCAGTATCAACAGATACGCAAATAACAAACTGGACCACGACTGCTCCTTATTATGGAAATGCAAATTTTAATGCAACAACAGGAAACTTTACTGTACCTACAACAGGAAGATACTCTATAAAGGCAACTATTAACTACTCTACAACAGCAGCAATAACGGGTTCAATTGGAAACACAATTAATCCGTCCTTTGCAGTATCAAGGACATCACCTACAACTACTACGATTGTGAGCGGCTTATTCCCTGTTTTAAACATTAACGTAACGCTCTTGACGTTAAGAGCCGTATTAGGTAATGGAACGGTTACCTTGGCTTGTGATGCAGCATTAAATAGTGGTGACGTTATTGGTTTGTTTTATGTATCAAGTGGTTTATCCTTAACTCTTAATCTTGGGGGAGCCAATACTGGAGGAATCGTATGGTCCGTTCATCAGACAGCATAG
- a CDS encoding CDP-alcohol phosphatidyltransferase family protein, which yields MKNIPNLITMTRVLGTMVLLTMEPFSRQFLIVYFLCGISDVLDGMIARKMNAVSKKGQMLDSIADVFMVIVLLSIFVPSFKLPLWGIYWVAAIAVVRLISLGVGFIRYRQLAFLHTYANKLTGFALFTFPFLYIGSGLYAAAILVCLIASISAIEELIINTVSIKLLRDIKSIFSLRK from the coding sequence ATGAAGAATATTCCTAACTTAATTACAATGACAAGAGTGTTAGGAACCATGGTTTTGTTGACAATGGAACCATTTTCAAGACAATTTCTCATTGTATATTTTTTATGCGGCATCAGTGATGTTTTGGACGGAATGATTGCGCGAAAGATGAATGCCGTAAGTAAAAAGGGTCAGATGCTGGATAGCATTGCTGATGTTTTCATGGTTATAGTTTTGCTGTCCATATTTGTTCCCAGCTTCAAATTGCCTTTATGGGGAATCTATTGGGTCGCTGCGATTGCTGTTGTTCGTCTGATATCGCTAGGTGTTGGTTTTATTCGTTACAGACAACTTGCATTTTTGCACACTTATGCTAATAAGCTGACAGGGTTTGCTTTGTTTACCTTTCCATTTCTATATATTGGATCAGGATTATATGCGGCGGCTATTTTGGTTTGTTTGATTGCAAGCATTTCGGCAATAGAAGAATTAATTATCAATACTGTTTCTATAAAGTTACTGCGAGATATTAAATCCATATTTTCACTAAGAAAATAG
- the kduI gene encoding 5-dehydro-4-deoxy-D-glucuronate isomerase: MDIRYSANQKDFKRYTTEETRNEFLIENLYVANEVVAVYSHVDRMVTLGCMPTTETVSIDKGIDIWKNFGTSYFLERREVGIFNIGGAGKIVADGEEFKMGYKDCLYITKGTKEVTFSSEDGSNPAKFYMVSAPAHKACKTTFIPIEKAAKKPLGAMETSNKRVINQFIHPDVLETCQLSMGMTVLDPGSVWNTMPSHTHERRMEIYMYFEIPENNVVFHMMGEGSETRHIVMQNEQAVISPSWSIHSGAGTSNYTFIWAMGGENQAFDDMDTIPTTELR, encoded by the coding sequence ATGGATATCCGTTATTCAGCAAACCAGAAGGATTTCAAACGTTACACAACAGAAGAAACCAGAAATGAGTTTTTAATTGAAAATTTATACGTTGCCAATGAGGTAGTTGCAGTATATTCTCACGTAGATCGTATGGTAACCTTAGGCTGCATGCCAACAACAGAGACAGTTTCCATTGACAAGGGCATTGATATTTGGAAAAATTTCGGTACAAGCTATTTCCTTGAGAGACGTGAGGTTGGTATCTTCAACATTGGCGGCGCAGGAAAGATCGTTGCAGATGGGGAAGAATTCAAGATGGGATATAAGGACTGCTTATATATCACCAAGGGAACAAAGGAAGTTACCTTCTCCAGTGAAGATGGATCCAATCCGGCTAAATTCTACATGGTGAGTGCTCCAGCTCATAAAGCATGTAAGACCACATTCATTCCTATTGAAAAGGCAGCTAAGAAGCCTCTGGGCGCTATGGAAACCTCCAACAAGCGCGTGATTAACCAGTTCATCCATCCGGACGTACTGGAGACCTGCCAGCTGTCTATGGGTATGACTGTTCTGGATCCGGGCAGCGTATGGAACACAATGCCATCCCATACCCATGAGAGACGTATGGAGATTTACATGTATTTCGAGATTCCGGAGAACAATGTAGTATTCCATATGATGGGCGAAGGCAGTGAGACTAGACACATTGTTATGCAGAATGAGCAGGCAGTAATCAGCCCATCCTGGAGCATCCATTCCGGTGCAGGTACCAGTAACTATACCTTCATCTGGGCAATGGGCGGAGAGAACCAGGCATTTGATGATATGGACACCATTCCTACAACTGAGTTAAGATAA
- a CDS encoding tetratricopeptide repeat-containing glycosyltransferase — MKLKICVYAICKNEVQFVDKWMDSMSEADLIVVTDTGSDDGTVERLKERGAVVYVDIVKPWRFDVARNISLDHVPEDIDICVCTDLDELFEPGWRNKLEEAWLNHRPEGSMPTAKMGRYPYNWSLKEDGTPDIQFYYFKVHSRQGFRWKCPIHEFLQYTGNSPIETIYIEGMILSHYPDPEKSRGSYLPLLELAVKEAPDDERMRYYLGREYMYKSQWQKCIETLKEYLALPAAVWSDERCAAMRWIAKSCYKIGDLKGAYAWYYKAIAEVPDMRDSYVEFSKMCYEIKDWAMTYFLTKEALKIKEKSRTFVNMGYSWDYTLDDFCAIAAYRLGMPKESLEHAKSALEYAPDNERLKSNFNIIAAEQKSNHP; from the coding sequence ATGAAACTAAAAATCTGTGTTTATGCTATTTGTAAAAACGAGGTCCAATTTGTAGATAAATGGATGGACTCCATGAGTGAGGCTGATTTAATTGTAGTCACAGACACCGGTTCTGATGATGGGACTGTTGAAAGGTTAAAAGAACGGGGTGCGGTTGTATATGTGGACATAGTTAAGCCGTGGAGATTTGATGTGGCGCGGAATATTTCCTTGGATCATGTCCCGGAGGATATTGATATCTGTGTCTGCACGGACCTTGATGAATTATTTGAGCCAGGCTGGCGTAACAAACTGGAGGAAGCATGGCTTAACCATAGACCGGAAGGTTCCATGCCTACCGCAAAAATGGGAAGATACCCTTATAACTGGAGCCTTAAGGAAGATGGGACTCCAGACATTCAATTTTATTATTTTAAAGTCCACAGCCGGCAGGGGTTCCGTTGGAAATGCCCTATCCATGAATTTCTCCAATATACGGGGAATTCGCCCATTGAAACCATATATATTGAAGGAATGATTCTAAGCCATTACCCGGACCCTGAAAAATCCCGGGGTTCATATCTTCCTCTTTTGGAGCTTGCTGTAAAGGAAGCTCCGGATGATGAGAGGATGCGGTATTACCTTGGAAGAGAATATATGTATAAAAGCCAGTGGCAAAAATGCATAGAAACGCTTAAGGAATATCTGGCTTTGCCGGCTGCTGTATGGAGTGATGAGCGTTGTGCCGCTATGCGCTGGATTGCAAAATCCTGCTATAAAATAGGAGATCTGAAGGGAGCGTATGCCTGGTATTACAAAGCAATTGCAGAAGTACCGGATATGCGTGATTCCTATGTAGAGTTCTCTAAAATGTGCTATGAAATAAAAGATTGGGCGATGACTTACTTTTTAACAAAAGAAGCTTTAAAGATAAAGGAAAAATCGAGGACTTTTGTCAATATGGGATATTCCTGGGATTATACCCTGGATGATTTTTGCGCCATAGCTGCCTATAGGCTGGGTATGCCGAAGGAATCCCTGGAACATGCAAAGAGTGCTCTTGAATATGCCCCCGATAATGAACGGCTAAAAAGCAATTTTAACATTATCGCAGCCGAACAAAAATCAAATCATCCTTAA
- a CDS encoding GNAT family N-acetyltransferase produces the protein MLLKNPQTRFEEIYQIYKESFPNIERRTKDDQKRVFGNPCYKVRVIEEEEKIVAFLGYWDLTSCVFLEHLATTEVCRGKGYGKKLVQEVMEETEKPVFLEIEPITEENPMTRSRAVFYERLGFYSNSFYYEQLPLKPLDRPIQLWIMSYGKPVPEEEFLPYKKEIYEKVYGVEAFET, from the coding sequence ATGCTGTTAAAAAACCCGCAGACCCGTTTTGAGGAAATATACCAAATTTATAAGGAATCATTTCCAAATATTGAGCGCCGGACAAAAGACGATCAGAAAAGGGTTTTCGGTAATCCCTGCTATAAAGTCCGGGTGATAGAAGAGGAAGAAAAGATTGTGGCCTTTCTGGGATACTGGGATCTGACCTCTTGTGTTTTTTTGGAACATTTGGCCACAACGGAAGTATGCAGGGGAAAGGGATATGGAAAGAAGCTGGTACAAGAGGTTATGGAGGAAACAGAAAAGCCTGTGTTTCTGGAAATAGAACCAATCACGGAGGAGAACCCTATGACCAGAAGCAGGGCAGTATTTTATGAAAGGCTGGGATTTTACTCCAATTCCTTTTATTATGAGCAATTGCCCTTAAAGCCTTTGGACAGACCTATTCAGCTGTGGATTATGAGTTATGGAAAACCTGTGCCGGAAGAGGAATTTCTGCCGTATAAGAAAGAAATTTATGAAAAAGTATATGGTGTGGAGGCTTTTGAAACATAA
- a CDS encoding bifunctional metallophosphatase/5'-nucleotidase, whose product MKGSKTRRFLSLWLALLMVLSLTTGISFSSLAADRDIVVLYTNDVHCGVDENIGYAGLALYKKEMQAQTPYVTLIDAGDAIQGAPIGTLSDGGYLIDIMNKVGYDFAVPGNHEFDYGMPRFLELAGKLSCGYYSSNFMDLRTGSAVFAPYKIFTYGDTKVAFVGATTPESFTKSTPAYFQDGNGNYIYGFCEDENGQKLYDQIQSSVNSAKAEGANYVILVGHLGENGTTDRWTSDNVIKNTTGINVLIDGHSHEEYGKYVKNKDGQDVLLTQTGTKLKNFGKLTLHTDGTISNELVSQVPAGAGTSAYTVKNGDSLSRIAKRELGSYNRWNEIYEANRDKIKDPNVLTVGVQLVIPGKSAITADGKAIDYDTDKFIKVIQAQYNETLKTVIGHTDVELTVNDPATGKRAVRSAETNLGDLSADAYRYVLGAEIGLSNGGGVRANIKAGNITYNDTLTVFPFGNMGCVVEVTGQQIKDALEMASRNCPKENGGFLHVSGLTYTIDTSKASNVQVDEKDNFIKVNGAYRVSDIMVGGAALDVNKTYTVAAHNYMLKSSGDGMTMFKGSKIIRDDVMTDVDLLSTYIRSNLGGNVGADYANPAGQGRITIK is encoded by the coding sequence ATGAAAGGAAGTAAGACAAGAAGGTTTCTGTCACTATGGCTGGCTTTACTCATGGTCCTGTCCCTGACGACAGGCATATCCTTTTCTTCTCTGGCGGCAGACCGGGATATCGTGGTTCTCTATACCAATGATGTCCACTGCGGGGTTGATGAAAACATAGGATATGCGGGACTTGCTCTCTATAAGAAAGAGATGCAGGCCCAGACTCCATATGTGACGCTGATTGACGCTGGAGATGCCATTCAGGGCGCACCCATTGGGACATTGTCAGACGGAGGTTATCTGATCGACATTATGAATAAGGTCGGTTATGACTTTGCGGTGCCGGGCAACCATGAGTTCGATTATGGGATGCCCCGTTTTCTGGAATTGGCAGGAAAGTTAAGCTGCGGTTACTATTCAAGCAATTTTATGGATTTAAGGACTGGCTCCGCGGTATTTGCTCCCTATAAGATCTTTACATATGGGGATACTAAGGTCGCGTTTGTAGGTGCAACTACCCCGGAAAGCTTTACGAAATCCACACCAGCTTATTTCCAGGATGGAAATGGAAATTATATTTACGGTTTTTGTGAAGATGAAAATGGACAAAAACTTTATGACCAGATCCAGTCATCTGTAAACAGTGCAAAAGCAGAGGGAGCTAATTATGTAATTTTGGTAGGCCATTTGGGCGAAAACGGGACAACAGACCGTTGGACCTCTGATAACGTGATCAAGAATACTACGGGCATTAATGTATTAATCGACGGCCATTCCCATGAGGAATATGGAAAGTACGTAAAGAATAAGGATGGCCAGGATGTGCTTCTTACCCAGACAGGTACAAAGTTAAAGAATTTCGGAAAGCTGACACTGCATACGGATGGAACCATTTCAAACGAACTGGTTTCCCAGGTTCCGGCAGGAGCGGGCACCAGCGCCTATACCGTAAAAAATGGGGATTCCTTAAGCCGGATCGCTAAGAGAGAATTAGGCTCCTATAACCGTTGGAATGAAATCTATGAAGCAAATAGAGATAAAATCAAGGATCCTAATGTCCTGACTGTAGGAGTACAGTTGGTGATTCCCGGAAAAAGCGCTATCACAGCTGACGGAAAGGCCATTGACTATGATACAGACAAATTCATTAAGGTGATTCAGGCTCAGTATAATGAGACACTGAAGACTGTGATCGGACATACGGATGTTGAACTTACGGTGAATGACCCGGCAACCGGAAAACGTGCGGTCAGAAGCGCAGAGACAAACCTTGGCGATCTGTCTGCGGACGCATACCGCTATGTGCTTGGAGCAGAAATCGGCCTTTCAAATGGCGGCGGCGTCAGAGCCAACATTAAGGCCGGCAATATCACCTACAATGATACCCTTACCGTGTTCCCATTCGGCAATATGGGATGTGTTGTAGAGGTAACTGGCCAGCAGATCAAGGATGCCCTGGAAATGGCATCCCGGAACTGCCCAAAGGAGAATGGTGGTTTCCTTCATGTATCAGGTCTTACCTATACAATCGATACTTCCAAGGCCTCCAATGTTCAGGTAGATGAAAAAGATAATTTTATAAAAGTAAACGGAGCATACCGGGTATCCGATATTATGGTAGGCGGCGCTGCTCTTGATGTGAACAAGACTTATACCGTAGCCGCTCATAACTACATGTTAAAGTCTTCCGGTGATGGCATGACCATGTTTAAAGGAAGCAAGATAATCAGGGATGATGTCATGACTGATGTAGATTTACTTTCCACTTATATCCGCAGCAATTTAGGCGGCAATGTAGGTGCTGATTATGCAAATCCTGCAGGTCAGGGCAGAATTACCATTAAATAA
- a CDS encoding tetratricopeptide repeat-containing glycosyltransferase, translating to MNQYKICVYAICKNEEQFVDRWMDAVSEADAVIVTDTGSTDHTVERLRERGAIVYEETISPWRFDTARNVALSHVPEDVDICVSNDLDEVFESGWRKKLEELWRPEYTRARYLFTFAFNPDGTPQKQYTMEKIHIRHGYRWVHPVHEVLEYSGAGPEKISWINGLVLNHYPDLSKPRSQYLPLLELSVQENPLDDRSMFWLGREYVYHRNFDKGIETLKKHLSLETAQWSEERSASMRFIAQCYEEKGNMKEARSWLFRALAECPDAREPYLALVKSAYNEKNWPLTFAMAEKGLTITRNSGSYLVDPESWGNALYDYGSVGAYNMGMYEKARDYARIALSMNSSNKRLQNNLLLIEDRIKKQEKAEESS from the coding sequence GTGAATCAATATAAAATATGCGTATATGCAATCTGTAAAAATGAAGAACAATTTGTAGACCGCTGGATGGATGCAGTATCAGAAGCCGATGCTGTCATTGTGACGGATACAGGATCAACTGATCATACGGTTGAAAGACTTCGGGAAAGAGGAGCCATTGTATATGAAGAAACTATATCGCCATGGCGGTTTGACACAGCCCGCAATGTGGCTCTAAGCCATGTCCCCGAGGATGTTGACATCTGTGTTTCGAACGATTTAGATGAGGTCTTTGAGTCAGGCTGGCGGAAAAAGCTGGAAGAGCTATGGAGACCGGAATACACCCGTGCACGATACTTATTTACCTTTGCCTTTAATCCTGATGGTACCCCCCAAAAGCAGTATACCATGGAAAAAATCCATATCAGGCATGGCTATCGCTGGGTACATCCGGTACATGAGGTTCTGGAATACAGTGGCGCAGGGCCTGAGAAGATCTCATGGATCAATGGGTTGGTACTCAATCACTATCCGGATTTATCAAAGCCAAGAAGCCAATATCTTCCCCTTTTGGAATTATCTGTTCAGGAAAACCCGCTTGATGACAGGTCTATGTTCTGGCTTGGAAGAGAATACGTGTATCATAGAAATTTTGATAAGGGAATTGAAACGTTGAAGAAACACCTTTCCCTTGAAACGGCTCAATGGAGTGAGGAACGAAGTGCCTCCATGCGCTTTATTGCTCAATGTTATGAAGAGAAGGGGAATATGAAAGAGGCCAGATCATGGCTTTTTCGGGCTTTGGCGGAATGTCCGGATGCTAGAGAACCATATCTTGCTCTGGTAAAATCAGCCTATAATGAAAAAAACTGGCCGCTGACCTTTGCCATGGCAGAAAAGGGATTAACTATCACAAGAAATTCAGGAAGTTATCTGGTTGACCCAGAAAGCTGGGGAAATGCTTTGTATGATTACGGTTCCGTCGGCGCTTACAATATGGGGATGTATGAGAAGGCCAGGGACTATGCCCGTATAGCCTTGAGCATGAACTCTTCTAATAAGAGGCTGCAAAATAATCTGTTATTGATTGAAGACAGGATCAAAAAACAGGAAAAGGCGGAGGAATCATCATGA